TCAGTTTGTGGAGATTCGGGACAACGGCGACGGGATTGTCGGGAAAGGGGATCGGGTCGTTTTCAGGGATGAGGGGGGCCGTCGCCGCGAGTATGGCATCAGCGATCGCTACGTGCGGGGATTCCTCTCGAATCTGGGTGTGGCCAAGATCAGCGGTCTCACGGTCGGCCGCGCCCAGGCTTATATCCAGTACCAGGCGTTACGGCAGCTGGCAGAGAGATCTTCCAGGGAAGGAAATTCCGAAGAGTTGGCCCGCGCTTCCAATCAAATGAGGGGATTGGCCGTGAACGCGGGGATGACCTTCGACCGGAATTGGTCTGACTCCCTGTTCATTACGGCGTATTTGAACAGCGCCGGGAACTATGCCGAGGCGCCGAGTACAATGGGAATCATCATGGCCAATGCCGGCATCGGTGACGCCCGCCATTTGGCCAGGATTCTCTTTGAGCGCGGCGGACCCGATCTGAGGGCACAGGTCAGAGACCGGGCGGCCGAGATCGTGAACCGCACGATGGAGAACGCCCTTCGGAGGGCCGACGAGGCAGCACTCCGGGGCGATGCCGCCGCCGTTGATGAGTGGCTCCATACGGCGGAAGGTTTCGTGACGGAGCATGCCGGCCAGGATTTCGCATCGTGGTCGACATATAGCACCCGGGCGGACCAAATTCGCGATCATCCCCGCGTTACGACGGCTCTTCTTGTTCCGAGACGGTAGGCGATTTTCCTTTTTGGCCGCCTTTTCCCCTCATTTCGGCATTTCGGGAGGAGCGACCACGGGGTAGGGGTTGCCGTCCAGGGCTTTCAGGAACGCCACCAAATCGGTTTTTTCCTGAGCGGTCAGATTCAACGCCTCCATCCGCACATCCAAATTGGGATTCTTGGTGCCCCCCCGGTTGTAGAACTCGACCACGTCCTCCAGAGTTTTTTCCGAGCCGTCATGCATGTACGGGGCCGTCTTCGTGACGTCTCGCACCGTCGGCGTCTTGAACGCGCCCATGTCTTCCTTCGCCTTGGTGACCGCAAAGCGTCCCTGATCGGGTTTGGGCTTGTTCTGTCCGACCCCCAGGTTGTGGAACATGCTGTCCGAAAAATTCGGGCCCGCGTGGCAGCGCGTGCAGAGGGCCTTTCCGAAGAAGAGGTCGCGGCCGCGGATATCCTGTTCCGTCATCGCCGTCTTGTCGCCGAAGGTCCACCGGTCGTAGCGGGAATTGCCGCTCAAGACCGTCCTTTCGAACGATGCGATCGCCTGGGCGATGCGTTCCTTGGTGATGGCCTCATCGCCGAACGCCTTCTTGAAGTACGGCGCGTAGCCCGGGATCGACTTGCAGGTGGAGACCATGACCTCGTGCGAGGGGAGCCCCATCTCCACCGGATTGACGACGGGTCCCAGCGCCTGCTCCTCCAGCGTGGCCGCCCGGCCGTCCCAGAATTGCAGGGCCATGTAGGTGGCGTTCACCACCGTCGGCGCGCTCACCGTGCCCTTCTTGCCGTGAATGCCCGCGGAGACGGGTTCGTTGTCCGTCCATCCCTGGCGGGGGTTGTGGCAGGTCGCGCAGGAGACCTTTCCGTCGGCCGAGAAACGCGCGTCGAAATAAAGCAGCCTTCCCAACTCCGCCTTCTCGGGCGTCAAAGGATTGTCGGCGGGGATGTTCAGGTTTTCGTTGTCCAGGCCCAGGGGGACTTGGAGCCAGGGGGCCTCTTTGGAAGGATTCGAGGTCGGGATGGTTGGCGCCGTTTCGGGCGAAGGAGCGGGGGCTGCCGCCGCGGGCCCGGTGGCGGCAGGCTGGGTCGCCGGGGGCGCTTCGGTTTTTGGCGCGCAGGCGGCCACGGCTGCGATCAGTGCGAGTCCGGTGAGGATGTTTTTCACGTTTCAGATCCTCCAAGAAGTTTAAGTCGTGAATCGCACAGAGTGCGATTTCCCCCTGGAGGTTTCTTACCCGATTTGAGATGGATTTTGAATGAAGAAAATCGTCCCGTTCCTCTGCCTCTGGGTCGCCCTCTGCGGGTTTGCCCTCAATCCCTTCGGCTGTTCTTCGTCCAAGAAGGACGTCGTCGTCTTCACGCCCGTGGGGGCGTCGTTCGGAACCGCGAACCTGATCGATCTGGAGTTTTTGCCGGGTACGGACGGAGAGGCGGTCGTCATCGCCAAGGACGGGACGGTTTTTTACATGACGAAGGACTTCGCGCCGCTGGCTCAAACGGTGACCGTGGGAGTTCTCGACGAAGACGAACAGGGCCTTTTGAACGTCGTCGCCGACCCGGGCTACGCGGATAATCATTTTATCTATTTGTACGGCACGTTGCCGACGGGCGACGGCAACCACCTGGGCCGCTACACGGTGGCGGTGGACATCTCCGCCGGCACCTTCGATCTGACCGATCCCCAGGCGGTCGAAATCTTCTCGAAAACGGCTTCCCCGGACTTCGACGGCCACCACAACGGCGGCGGCCTGGTCTTTGGCTCCGACGGCGCGCTTTATTTGGGCGTCGGGGACGGCGGCGGCGCGGGCGGGCCCGATACCATTCTCGCCCTCGCCCAGGACGGCACGAATCCCCTGGGCAAGATCCATCGCATCCTTCCCAACCGGAATCCGGGCGAGGGCGGGGCCCTCGTCTCGGAGATCCACGGGCGGGGGTTCCGAAATCCCTTCACGCTGGCGGTGGGGCCGGCCGGTCTTTTCGTCGGCGACGTCGGCTCGACGCGGGTGGAGGAGGTCGATCTCCTGCCCGAACCGGGACTCAACTTCGGCTGGCCCATCACCGAGGGGCCGTCGAGCCTCTTCACTTACGTGAATCCCGTCCACTCCTACGAGCACACGGACAACAAATTCGCGAAGGAAGACCCGACGGAGAGCGACTTTGACGTCATCGAAGGAGACGCCGATGAGACTTCGAATCCCCAGTCCGTCATTGTCGGGGCCTTCTACGAAGGCGGCCAGTATGACGGAAAGCTCGACGGCCGCCTGATCTACAGCGACTTCTTCCAGGGCTGGGTGCGCGGCTTCAAGCTCAAGGAGGGCGACGAGGGTCTCACGATCGATGACGACAAGCACCTGGGCCATTTGAACGGGCTGACGTCCCTCCAAAAGGGGCCGGACGGGTTCTTATACGCAATTTCGCTCTTCGGGTCGGATCATGTCTTGCGGGTGGATTTGGCGGGGCATTAGGATTTTTTCAGACACGCAGGCATCAAACTCATCACCGCACGCCGGTAAAAGATCAACGTTAGGACGAAAATAGGCCCGTCGCAGAAGACCGATCCCATCAGATAATTGAAATACGGCCGGTCCCAGAAGAAGGCCGAAAGCATCACGGAGGTCGACGTGAGCTTCGAGACGAGGAGAAAACTCGTGAGGACCAGGTTCGCCCGTACGTCCTTTTGGATGTAATAGGCGATCATCGTGATCGTCGCCATCATGGAGACGGTGAGCGAGAGCCAGAACTTCTCCACGGGGAGCGGCATCGCGGGCAGGCCCCATTTCATGATCTCCACGGAGAAATAGTTGCCGGAGTAGAGGATCCAATCGCCGAAGAGGAGGAAGGCCACGGCGCCCGCGCCGAAGAGAAAGGTCCAAAGCCGCATGAGGGTCCGAAGCTGGCGTTCCTGGGGGGTAAGGGAAATCTCATTCATGTCGGCACCTTAGATCACACGCCTGCGCGTGTGAAAGGCAAAAAAGTTCTTGCCAGTGTTCCGGGGATTTCTTATGAACGGCCCTCAAGAGACGTGGTCGTTTGATGTACGAAGGCTTTTTAATGCAGGTGAGTTCATCTCCCCGTGGGGCATCCCGCCTCAATCCTCTCGTTTCAAAAAACGGCAGCGTAAAAGGAGGACAGTATGTCCAAACAAAAAGGAACCGTTAAGTGGTTCAATGACGCCAAAGGCTACGGCTTCATCACGCCCGACGGCGGCGGCAAGGACCTCTTCGTTCACCACACGAACATCCAGGGCGAAGGCTACAAGTCGCTCGCGGAAGGCCAGCCGGTCGAGTTCAGCGTCGGACAAGGCCCCAAGGGCGAGTTCGCCACCGAGGTCGCGAAGGCTTAACTTCAAAATCTCTTGCGCAAAACCGCTCCGTCCCGTTTGGGGCGGAGCGGTTTTTTTTTACCGGGTCAGATCCAGTTTCTTATCGCGCGGCAGGGCCTTGACCGCGCATTCGCGGATCAAGGCCTCCGAACGGTTCGCGCATCGCTCATAGTAGAGGAGTTTGACGGGACGGCGCGTCCGCGTGTAGCTGGCTCCCTTGCCGTCGTTATGCTTCCGCACGCGGCGGAGAATGTCGTTGGTGATGCCTGTGTAGAGGGACCCGTCGTTGCATTCGACAAGGTAGACGAACCAGGGCTCGGAGGAGGGGGCCGTTCCCGCCCCTTTTTCCTTGAGTCCCTGGAGCATCCGTCGATAGGTTGGTTTCACCGTGATCAAGATACAGAATCTCCATAAACAGTACGGCGCTCAAGTCCTTTTTGACGACGCCTCACTTCAGATGGGACCGGGAGAGCGCTTAGGGTTAGTGGGCCGGAACGGGCACGGCAAGTCCACGCTCTTGCGGATCATTTTGGGCGAGGATGAGGCGGACGAGGGCTCCGTCGTACTGCCCCGCGGCTACCGTCTCGGCCACCTGGCCCAGCACATCCGTTTCTCGAGGCCGACGGTCCTGGAGGAGGGCTGTCTCGGGCTCCCGGAGGGCGAGGAGCACGACTCTTATAAGGTGGAGCGCATCCTCTTCGGCCTGGGCTTCACCAAGGAGGACATGGACCGCCCTCCGGAGGAATTCTCAGGCGGCTATCAAGTGCGCCTCAACCTCGCCAAGGTCCTGGTCTCGCACCCGAATCTGCTCCTTTTGGACGAGCCCACCAACTACCTGGACATCGTCTCCATCCGCTGGATCACGAAGTTCCTCCGGGCCTGGGAGGGCGAGATGATCCTCATTTCCCACGACCGGGAGTTCATGGATTCCGTGACGACGCATACGGCGGCGATCCACCGGCAAAAGATCAAGAAGGTGCAGGGCGGGACCGAGAAGCTCTACGCCCAGATCGCCCAGGAGGAGGAGATCCACGAGAAGACGCGCGTCAACGAGGAGAAGAGGCGGCAGCAGATCGAGGCCTTCGTGACGCGCTTCAAGGCCAAGGCCTCCAAGGCCGCGGCGGCCCAGTCCCGGGTCAAGATGCTGGAGAAGATGCCCAGCCGAGAGGTGTTGGCGCGGATCGCGGATCTGGACTTCGAGTTCCGTTACGCCCCGTTCGAGGCGAAGACGATCTTGGAGGCCCAGGGGCTCTCGTTCGGATTCGACGAGGAATTGTTCCATGACTTGAATCTCACGATCGGCGCCAAGGACCGCATCGCCGTCATCGGCAAGAACGGCAAGGGCAAGTCGACGCTCTTGAACGTGCTCGCCGGGGAATTCGCTCCCAAGTCGGGCAGTATCCGCACCCATCCGAACATGAAGCTCGGCTACTTCGGCCAGACCAACATCGACCGGCTGCATCCGAAGCTGACGGTCGAGGAGGAGATCGGCAACGCGAACCTCGAGCTCAGCCGCACGAGCGTGCGCGGGATCTGCGGCATCATGATGTTTTCGGGGGAGGCGGCGGAGAAGCGCGTCTCGGTCCTCTCCGGCGGCGAAAAAAGCCGCGTCCTCTTGGGCAAGATCCTGGCCTCGCCCGCGAACCTCCTTTTCTTGGACGAGCCGACCAACCACCTGGACATGCAGTCGATCGAGGCCTTGGTGGACGCCATCGACCTCTTCGAGGGCGCGGTCGTCATCGTGACCCACAGCGAGATGATCCTCCGGGAAGTGGCGACCAAGCTGGTGGTCTTCCAGCACGGAGACGCCGAGGTCTTCAACGGGACCTACGCGGAGTTCTTGGACAAGATCGGTTGGGAAGAGGAATCGACGGATGGTAGGGGCACGGCGCGCCGTGCCCCTACGGCGGCGCCGCCGATTCCACAGGAACCCGTCAACAAGAAGGAATCCCGGAAGAAAAGAGCCGACGTCATCGCCGAGAAATCCAGAATCTTAACGCCGCTGAAGAAGGAAATGGAAACCCTCGAGGCGGACATCTGCCGCCTGGAGTCAGAGCAGGCCGCCGTGAATCAAGAGCTGGCGGCGGCTTCCGAGGGCAAGAACATCGACGCCTTCGTGAGGCTCTCGAAGAAGATGAAGGAGATCCAGGACGAGATCGAGGAGAAATTCGGGCGTTTGGAAACGGCGACCAAGAAGCACGACGAGAAGAGCCGCAAGTACGAGGCGCTCCTCGAGGAGGCGCCGTGATCCGTTTTCTCATCTTTTTGGGGCTTCTCTATGTGCTCTATCTGGTGATCACCAGGCCCATGAACGACCTGTTCGGCAAAAACCCCCGTTTCAAATTCCGCAAACCGAAACCGGAGCCCAAGAGACCGAGGCTGGAGGCGGAGGAGATGGCCGCCTGCGAGCTCTGCGGCACGTTCATCTCACGGCGCGAGGGCGAGATCCGCGACGGCAAGTTCGTCTGCAAGCC
The nucleotide sequence above comes from bacterium. Encoded proteins:
- a CDS encoding ABC-F family ATP-binding cassette domain-containing protein, with translation MIKIQNLHKQYGAQVLFDDASLQMGPGERLGLVGRNGHGKSTLLRIILGEDEADEGSVVLPRGYRLGHLAQHIRFSRPTVLEEGCLGLPEGEEHDSYKVERILFGLGFTKEDMDRPPEEFSGGYQVRLNLAKVLVSHPNLLLLDEPTNYLDIVSIRWITKFLRAWEGEMILISHDREFMDSVTTHTAAIHRQKIKKVQGGTEKLYAQIAQEEEIHEKTRVNEEKRRQQIEAFVTRFKAKASKAAAAQSRVKMLEKMPSREVLARIADLDFEFRYAPFEAKTILEAQGLSFGFDEELFHDLNLTIGAKDRIAVIGKNGKGKSTLLNVLAGEFAPKSGSIRTHPNMKLGYFGQTNIDRLHPKLTVEEEIGNANLELSRTSVRGICGIMMFSGEAAEKRVSVLSGGEKSRVLLGKILASPANLLFLDEPTNHLDMQSIEALVDAIDLFEGAVVIVTHSEMILREVATKLVVFQHGDAEVFNGTYAEFLDKIGWEEESTDGRGTARRAPTAAPPIPQEPVNKKESRKKRADVIAEKSRILTPLKKEMETLEADICRLESEQAAVNQELAAASEGKNIDAFVRLSKKMKEIQDEIEEKFGRLETATKKHDEKSRKYEALLEEAP
- a CDS encoding GIY-YIG nuclease family protein, with the protein product MKPTYRRMLQGLKEKGAGTAPSSEPWFVYLVECNDGSLYTGITNDILRRVRKHNDGKGASYTRTRRPVKLLYYERCANRSEALIRECAVKALPRDKKLDLTR
- a CDS encoding cold shock domain-containing protein; the encoded protein is MSKQKGTVKWFNDAKGYGFITPDGGGKDLFVHHTNIQGEGYKSLAEGQPVEFSVGQGPKGEFATEVAKA
- a CDS encoding PQQ-dependent sugar dehydrogenase, translating into MKKIVPFLCLWVALCGFALNPFGCSSSKKDVVVFTPVGASFGTANLIDLEFLPGTDGEAVVIAKDGTVFYMTKDFAPLAQTVTVGVLDEDEQGLLNVVADPGYADNHFIYLYGTLPTGDGNHLGRYTVAVDISAGTFDLTDPQAVEIFSKTASPDFDGHHNGGGLVFGSDGALYLGVGDGGGAGGPDTILALAQDGTNPLGKIHRILPNRNPGEGGALVSEIHGRGFRNPFTLAVGPAGLFVGDVGSTRVEEVDLLPEPGLNFGWPITEGPSSLFTYVNPVHSYEHTDNKFAKEDPTESDFDVIEGDADETSNPQSVIVGAFYEGGQYDGKLDGRLIYSDFFQGWVRGFKLKEGDEGLTIDDDKHLGHLNGLTSLQKGPDGFLYAISLFGSDHVLRVDLAGH
- a CDS encoding cytochrome c peroxidase; translated protein: MKNILTGLALIAAVAACAPKTEAPPATQPAATGPAAAAPAPSPETAPTIPTSNPSKEAPWLQVPLGLDNENLNIPADNPLTPEKAELGRLLYFDARFSADGKVSCATCHNPRQGWTDNEPVSAGIHGKKGTVSAPTVVNATYMALQFWDGRAATLEEQALGPVVNPVEMGLPSHEVMVSTCKSIPGYAPYFKKAFGDEAITKERIAQAIASFERTVLSGNSRYDRWTFGDKTAMTEQDIRGRDLFFGKALCTRCHAGPNFSDSMFHNLGVGQNKPKPDQGRFAVTKAKEDMGAFKTPTVRDVTKTAPYMHDGSEKTLEDVVEFYNRGGTKNPNLDVRMEALNLTAQEKTDLVAFLKALDGNPYPVVAPPEMPK